The following is a genomic window from Dioscorea cayenensis subsp. rotundata cultivar TDr96_F1 chromosome 10, TDr96_F1_v2_PseudoChromosome.rev07_lg8_w22 25.fasta, whole genome shotgun sequence.
AGATATAGTAAGCATCATATATCACTGATGATGGCTGAAATAAGATGCATGTTACACTGAATCTTAATCCAATAATCCCCATTTTTGCTTAATGACTTCAACTGAATAGCCTAATGCTCAgagcgaaaaaaaaaaaaatgattacaaAAGCATTGTACATGTGCATTTGGTTGATAACCATTAAAggcaaagagaaaaaggaaataagATTGGAAACATTCCATCAGAAGAGGAATTGTTCTCTATGTAAAAGATGAACGCATATCCATGCGGGCCCCTATACATAATTTgatcatatttcaatttgaaaatAAGGGGCAAAATGCATATCAAAGTGGTTCACGGATAACTTGTCCGGAATCCAAGCTTGACCAAACATGTCTGTTAGTCTAGCAAATCATTTCCTTCGGAGCCTTGGATGTAAATGATCTTATGACCCCCACAATGTGAATATGAGATGAATCCAGACCATCCCATTTACAGGGTAAGGACGCACTACACATATCGGAAATCACcatattttcatttatcattcTTCTCTACCAACCAACACATGCGGTAagccataatatatatatatatatatacccatacATATTCCTACACTTGCTCCCAAAGATTAATTGAGAGATGCTGCTACTTAATCTTTCAGCTCATTAATACCAATTGCCACCACCCATGGTCCCCAACTGAGCTGTGTTCTCTTCACTGAGCTTTAAATACAAGTTAACTGCATGAGCCTGGCATTTTAGAGTATGTCATGGACTGCTCTGTCACTAACCAGAGTCCCAGTCCCACAAGGACATTTTAATAAGAAAACCACTCTCCCAATGGCCTAATGGCATGTGATTCGAGAGGAACAGAATAGGATCTCAATGACTAAGGAATTTAAGCCAGGCTCTATAACACCTCTagcacatttatttttttatttttttatgtcacaACACTATCCCAAACAAAAGAATTCCGTTATATATTAATCCATTAAACTGGAGGGCCAATTCCTGTTCATATTCTGCCAACAGGTGGTCAAATCAAATCTTAATGATTGTTCGGCCAAAATAGAATTCATTAATCACATATAAGAAAAGGGCTAAATGAAGTTGAAAAATACCTGCTTTCCTATTAAGAACCTCATGAATGCAAAAACTTTGTGCCAGGTGAGTTTAGCACTAAATATTTCACTCATAAAGCTGATTTGCTAGCGCCCTTCgagtctattggtacacgggtcgccaatagagctctcaccgagtggtgagagttcgatttttggctgagggcacatttctgggagttgtgaatagtggttgtgtatgagTGGTTCCACCGCCCACGTGAGCGTGGCCctgtccccacttgttccaccgagactTGTGCACGTCCACGAGGGTCTCCCAGTGGGTTCGCCCCcactcctcttcccaaaaactGATTTGCTAGCTGAGAAAGCAATCAGAAACAACATAACTCTTCTTCTTTATGGAAAATGACAAGATTTCTCTTGAGTTATCTAAGTAGTCGTAAGCAAGAacctaaaaaaaatctaaaaagtatATGGACTTTGATTTCACAATGACAATTAAAATTGACTTCAAGAATCAGGACAACGCTAGACTTGACATTACCCTGACCCATGAATGAaacaattttgattttgatggaCACCGAAAGACTAACAGTGGGCGTTCAATtcagagaaagaaaaaataacaagagAGGGGCTGGTTTACAGATAGTTTTAATAACAGTTAGCAGTTTGTTGTTTCCAATCCCAAAGTGGAGCTGGTTTTTTATATTATGGTGGCCATAACACTTAATGCAAAAGGATTGGATTAATTGAGCTCACTGagaaaaaaacaccaaatagtTCAAAGTAACAAATGGGATGAGGCAGCCAAAAATAAGTCAGATTTACAAGTATTAAATTCTTAGAAATAAAGGCTTTCAATGGAAGATTGAAACACAGCAGGTGGTGGTTTAAACCTAGAGCAACTGGACAAGGGGTTGTCCTGAGAAGAACCAATAAGTTAGGCAGAGGAAGATGTGCCACCAACGACCAATAAGTCTGTTCTGCAAACCACGTTGAAATCCCTTTGCCaggaaatgaaacaaaatatatgCATGCAATTGAGAAGAGAACAGACAACTCCTGAATTATGCATCTTCACATTAAGGAATAGGATGACTAAATCATTTGATGAAAAGCAATGATCATCCATTATAAGAAAAGTGAACATGAAAAATTCACTTACTTATCAAATATTAGTTTGGGCTGCAGGTTACAGTATAGATAACTGGTTATGGACAATCACTTTGCCATACCTCAATCTCCATAAGAGCCTGCTTCCCTGATGGAATGCTAGAAAAGGATGTGAGTGGATTTTTGCACTCATAAGTCAAAAGCGCTGATAATGTGTATTTTTTCGCTTGAGAATACTATGAAAAAAAGTATATTATGACAGAATGGGGCCATATCACTGTCAGCTGACAAAGAGCTGATAAACTATGATGGCATCAAGACTTGAGAGGATCCTGAAACCCATACATATGCCATAGCTCTAAATCATACTAGGTTTGTCATTGATTGAGGTAGAAACAACTGGATCATACAGCAACTAGAAGATGATAATGAAGCAATGGCTGATGTCTACATGGAGATACAGAACTCTGCGAGGATTTAACTTGCTGAAGAGGTGAACAGGATATGGTGATGACAAGTGATGGTTGATTACCAATGAACCCAGAATGGACTGTTAAAATAAATAGCACAAAGGTGCGTGCCCACAATATGCTGTTCAACAGATGGAGTGACCAGTTGTTCATTGTATTAACATACAAAAATCCAACGTTGATGAAAAAGTTGCAATACAAATATTGGACCAAAATATCATATTCCAAATATCACTTGTTATTTCAATGGATGTCAAATATATGCCGATTGAACAAAAGGATTaagacataaaaacacacacaaagagTGGCATTATTGATAtggaaatgaaaagagaaagcaGAATTCTCACAGTCACAGAGCGTTGAGCATGTGATCGGCGCTGCTGGCGGTGAAGGCTCCGCCGTCTTCCAGGTTGAGTACCTTGACGATTCCATCCTCAACCAACATGGCGTATCGCCTGGACCTGATTCCAAGGCCTGCAGGTTTATCTCGTAGGTCTAGCTCTACACCGAGGGCCCTGGTGAAATCGCCATTGCCGTCGGACAGCAGCAGCACCTCTTCCCCGATTCTGAGGCTCTCCTTCCAGGCCCTCATCACGAAGGCGTCGTTCACTGAGACACAAGCGAGGGCGTCCACCCCCTTGGCCCGCAGCTCCCCGGACTTGTCAACAAACCCGGGGAGGTGCTTCTGGGAGCATGTGGGGGTGAAGGCCCCAGGCACCGCGAAGATGATTGTCTTCTTTCCTTTGGTCAGCTCGGAGACAGTCAGAGTGCGGAGTTCCCCGGTTGGATCGAAATAGGAGACGGGTGGCATCAGGAAGCTTGTCCCCGACGGAGATGGTATGGGCGGGGGAGGAGGTGGAGAAGAGAACGGAGCGAGAGGAAAGGACGCGGAGGGCATTGGTGCTGGAGCGGAACCGAACGGCGGAGCCGATGAGCTTAGCAAAGGCGAGGGCAGCCATTGACGATGTCTTGTTTCCTGATGATTAaacatgtttattattttaattagttaattaattacataaattcTGTTAATTACTTAtcaattgttataaaaaattaattttacaaaaaaaaaaaatcatctttatATATGTGAGTGACGATTCACCGTTCCTCaaacacaaataattaaaaataaataaattattccaGCAGTTTAAGATAAGTTTAATATATGGAGCAGACcctgtatttttttcttcagtatttttttctttttattttaataaattcgttatctattcattttattaaaaaattaaaaaatatccagGTTCACAGTGCACAGTAGCAACTCAGAGGTAGTCAATCTACACAGAGAGTAATCGACCCTCCTCAGTCTTCTATTTTGAGCAAATCTGTGTCTCCAAGCAGATGTCTTCGCCCTCCCAGCtttctttcctcttttctttttcttatttaaagtCTTCagtgttttgtttttctcaCCCCCAGTAAGATTTTAGTTTTTCCTcgctattttatttattttttctttctttttagtttttgtcttgtcttttttttttcttttaaacttcTCTTTTCAGTGCATTTTGTTcagttttttatttcaataaatatgtagtttattcatatttatttcttgaaaaaatttaatacGTATAGAACTcctatttatttcatata
Proteins encoded in this region:
- the LOC120270606 gene encoding LOW QUALITY PROTEIN: peroxiredoxin-2E-1, chloroplastic-like (The sequence of the model RefSeq protein was modified relative to this genomic sequence to represent the inferred CDS: deleted 1 base in 1 codon), which produces MAALAFAKLIGSAVRFRSSTNALRVLSSRSVLFSTSSPAHTISVGDKLPDATVSYFDPTGELRTLTVSELTKGKKTIIFAVPGAFTPTCSQKHLPGFVDKSGELRAKGVDALACVSVNDAFVMRAWKESLRIGEEVLLLSDGNGDFTRALGVELDLRDKPAGLGIRSRRYAMLVEDGIVKVLNLEDGGAFTASSADHMLNAL